A window from Azoarcus sp. DD4 encodes these proteins:
- a CDS encoding helix-turn-helix domain-containing protein: protein MPRPIFELPPRPQPTAEDPISVLMREPPPDSIIPWHSHPWGQLAYPVSGAVCMDVPGSRWLVPPFRAVWVPPGVEHQQSMLGHVRLRVVHVSGDCAALPPSQCAVLEITPLMRELIEALLPRPPQSERRTQIQALLLTELGQARTLDLRLPQPVDRRLCALCEALMADPADNAPLTEWARRVGASSRTLARLFQSEMGMSFGLWRQQVRLTHATVLVAQGRPYAEIAAELGYASPSAFSAMFRRAFGCSPRQFYAAQPAAG from the coding sequence ATGCCACGTCCGATTTTCGAACTCCCGCCCCGTCCACAGCCCACCGCCGAGGATCCGATCTCGGTGCTGATGCGCGAGCCGCCGCCGGATTCCATCATTCCCTGGCACAGCCACCCCTGGGGTCAACTCGCCTATCCGGTGAGCGGCGCAGTCTGCATGGACGTCCCCGGCAGCCGCTGGCTGGTGCCGCCCTTCCGCGCGGTATGGGTGCCGCCAGGCGTCGAACACCAGCAGAGCATGCTCGGCCATGTGCGCCTGCGCGTGGTCCATGTCTCCGGCGATTGTGCCGCACTGCCGCCGTCGCAGTGCGCGGTGCTGGAGATCACCCCGCTGATGCGCGAACTGATCGAAGCGCTGCTCCCCCGCCCACCGCAAAGCGAGCGCCGCACGCAGATCCAGGCGCTGCTGCTGACCGAGCTGGGCCAGGCACGCACGCTGGACCTGCGCCTGCCGCAGCCGGTGGATCGCCGCCTGTGCGCCCTGTGCGAAGCGCTGATGGCGGATCCGGCCGACAATGCCCCGCTCACGGAATGGGCGCGTCGGGTCGGCGCCAGCAGTCGCACGCTGGCGCGCCTGTTCCAAAGCGAGATGGGCATGAGCTTCGGCCTGTGGCGCCAGCAGGTACGGCTGACCCACGCCACGGTGCTGGTCGCCCAAGGCCGGCCCTATGCCGAGATTGCTGCGGAACTCGGCTACGCCAGCCCGAGCGCGTTCTCGGCAATGTTCCGCCGTGCTTTCGGCTGTTCGCCGCGCCAGTTCTACGCGGCGCAGCCGGCGGCCGGCTAG
- a CDS encoding EAL domain-containing protein gives MVLTPGFRLPMKLYVPASSVQTPLVGPAQLAGLLVTIVALHLCARYSFLLFHTLVESIRIFVLGGMFVLAWHSRRWSGNAFLSVIGIAAVFIAGLELLHTLGYKGVGILKGYDANLPTQLWIAFRYLESLSFLLAAGVAHRRVNGRVLIGGYAAITAALIAAVLTGVFPDCYVEEQGLTAFKIGSEYVIAGIFVASLLVLYRQRRHFDNAVLATIMASIVLGILAELAFTQYVSVFGAANEYGHYLLLASAYFLYRAVLVTGIVAPYDLLFRNLKQKEAELESKVIERTAALRKSQALSTAFAENSPSAIYMTDRDFRYTLVNTAFERLAGRPRAGIIGRNAFEVFPAQYARRIDDDNQQVIRERTVVMGTDKLRVGDDERVFEAVRFPIVDDHGELVGVGGVATDVTDFRMAEERYGTIIRASMDAFVILDWAGRFTEVNDAACELSGYSRGQMLEMGVGALEAALDAAAIGARLEAVAAAGAGRFDSRWRRQDGSFCDIEVSINYIDGAMGARFFAFVRDITERKAAVARIEFLAHHDVLTGLPNKLLFQERFLQVAAYAEREGRRCALLYLDLDNFKVINDSLGHVAGDALLKRTAGRLTACMRETDAVCRVGGDEFLVLLADAGDTGTITAVIGKVLQQLAAPMEIDHHELVTTVSLGAAVFPEDGRDFETLFKKADTAMFQAKAAGRNAHRFFDEGMNANALERLALLGRLRGAVERKELVLHYQPQIDLVSGEVTGAEALIRWRHPEQGEISPARFIPLAEDSGLIVQIGAWVLEEACRQAARWQQAGLPEIVVAVNLSAVQFRSPELYQTVADALAAAGLDAEYLELELTESILLGDVDSVLESVQRFKRLGLRLSIDDFGTGYSSLSYLKRFAVDKLKIDQSFVREMDKNPDDAALVQAIIQMARSLGLKTIAEGVEHEHLVERLRSYACDEAQGYHFGRPMPADAFAAYMAEHSARTTA, from the coding sequence ATGGTACTGACCCCCGGTTTCCGCCTGCCGATGAAACTCTACGTCCCCGCTTCTTCCGTGCAGACGCCCCTGGTCGGCCCCGCCCAGCTGGCGGGCCTGCTGGTCACCATCGTGGCGCTGCACCTGTGCGCCCGCTACAGCTTCCTGCTGTTTCACACGCTGGTCGAGTCGATCCGCATCTTCGTGCTCGGCGGCATGTTCGTGCTCGCCTGGCATTCGCGCCGCTGGTCGGGCAATGCCTTCCTGTCGGTAATTGGCATCGCGGCCGTCTTCATCGCCGGGCTGGAGCTGCTGCACACGCTCGGCTACAAGGGCGTGGGCATCCTCAAGGGCTACGACGCCAATCTGCCAACCCAGTTGTGGATCGCCTTCCGCTATCTCGAAAGCCTGTCCTTCCTGCTGGCCGCCGGGGTGGCGCACCGCAGGGTGAATGGCCGCGTGCTGATCGGCGGATACGCGGCGATCACGGCGGCACTGATCGCCGCGGTGCTGACCGGGGTGTTTCCCGACTGCTACGTGGAAGAGCAGGGGCTCACTGCCTTCAAGATCGGCAGCGAATACGTCATCGCCGGCATCTTCGTCGCCAGCCTGCTGGTGCTCTACCGGCAGCGTCGCCACTTCGACAACGCGGTCCTCGCGACCATCATGGCCTCCATCGTGCTCGGCATCCTCGCCGAGCTGGCCTTCACCCAGTACGTCAGCGTGTTCGGCGCGGCCAACGAGTACGGCCACTACCTGCTGCTGGCCTCGGCCTATTTCCTGTACCGCGCCGTCCTCGTGACCGGCATCGTCGCGCCCTACGACCTGCTGTTCCGCAACCTCAAGCAGAAGGAGGCGGAACTGGAAAGCAAGGTCATCGAGCGCACTGCCGCACTGCGCAAGAGCCAGGCCCTGTCCACCGCCTTTGCCGAGAACTCGCCGTCGGCGATCTACATGACCGACCGCGATTTCCGCTACACCCTGGTCAATACGGCCTTCGAACGCCTGGCCGGCCGGCCGCGGGCGGGCATCATCGGGCGCAATGCCTTCGAGGTGTTCCCGGCACAGTACGCGCGCCGCATCGACGACGACAACCAGCAGGTCATCCGCGAGCGGACGGTGGTGATGGGCACCGACAAGCTCCGCGTCGGCGACGACGAGCGCGTATTCGAGGCGGTGCGCTTTCCGATTGTGGACGATCACGGCGAGCTGGTCGGGGTTGGCGGCGTGGCCACCGACGTCACCGACTTCCGCATGGCGGAGGAACGCTATGGCACCATCATCCGCGCCTCGATGGACGCCTTCGTCATCCTCGACTGGGCGGGCCGTTTCACCGAGGTGAATGACGCAGCCTGCGAGCTCAGCGGCTACAGCCGGGGGCAGATGCTGGAAATGGGCGTGGGCGCGCTGGAAGCGGCGCTGGATGCTGCGGCCATCGGTGCACGCCTCGAGGCAGTGGCCGCGGCGGGCGCCGGCCGCTTCGACAGCCGCTGGCGGCGGCAGGACGGCAGCTTCTGCGACATCGAGGTCAGCATCAACTACATCGATGGCGCGATGGGCGCGCGCTTCTTCGCCTTCGTGCGCGACATCACCGAGCGCAAGGCGGCGGTGGCGCGCATCGAGTTCCTCGCCCATCACGACGTGCTCACCGGCCTGCCGAACAAGCTGCTGTTCCAGGAGCGCTTCCTGCAGGTCGCCGCCTATGCCGAACGCGAAGGCCGCCGCTGTGCGCTGCTCTATCTCGATCTCGACAACTTCAAGGTCATCAACGATTCGCTCGGACACGTTGCCGGCGACGCGCTGCTCAAGCGCACCGCCGGCCGGCTCACCGCCTGCATGCGCGAGACCGACGCGGTGTGCCGTGTGGGCGGCGACGAATTCCTGGTGCTGCTGGCCGATGCCGGTGATACCGGCACCATCACTGCCGTCATCGGCAAGGTGCTGCAGCAGTTGGCTGCGCCGATGGAGATCGATCACCACGAACTGGTGACCACGGTGTCGCTCGGTGCGGCGGTGTTTCCGGAGGACGGCCGCGATTTCGAGACCCTGTTCAAGAAGGCCGACACGGCGATGTTCCAGGCCAAGGCGGCGGGGCGCAACGCCCATCGCTTCTTCGACGAGGGGATGAACGCCAACGCGCTCGAACGTCTGGCCCTGCTCGGCCGCCTGCGTGGTGCCGTCGAGCGCAAGGAACTGGTGCTGCATTACCAGCCCCAGATCGACCTTGTCAGCGGCGAGGTGACCGGCGCCGAGGCCCTGATCCGCTGGCGCCATCCGGAACAGGGCGAGATCTCGCCGGCGCGCTTCATCCCGCTGGCCGAAGACAGCGGCCTCATCGTGCAGATCGGCGCCTGGGTGCTGGAGGAGGCCTGCCGGCAGGCAGCGCGCTGGCAGCAGGCCGGTCTGCCGGAGATCGTTGTGGCGGTCAATCTCTCGGCCGTGCAGTTCCGCAGTCCCGAGCTCTACCAGACGGTGGCGGACGCGCTCGCCGCCGCCGGGCTGGACGCCGAGTATCTGGAGCTGGAACTGACCGAGTCCATCCTGCTCGGCGACGTCGATTCGGTGCTCGAAAGCGTGCAACGCTTCAAGCGCCTGGGGCTGCGGTTGTCCATCGACGATTTCGGCACCGGCTATTCCAGCCTGTCCTACCTCAAGCGCTTCGCGGTGGACAAGCTGAAGATCGACCAGTCCTTCGTGCGCGAGATGGACAAGAACCCGGACGATGCCGCGCTGGTGCAGGCCATCATCCAGATGGCGCGCAGCCTGGGGCTCAAGACCATCGCCGAGGGCGTCGAGCACGAACACCTGGTCGAGCGCCTGCGCAGCTACGCTTGCGACGAGGCGCAGGGCTACCACTTCGGCCGGCCGATGCCGGCCGACGCCTTCGCTGCCTACATGGCGGAACATTCGGCGAGGACCACCGCCTAG
- a CDS encoding PAS domain-containing hybrid sensor histidine kinase/response regulator: MSARSAEPDQDDGGEAPQDEASRLRAERDAALHDLAVAQERLQLATMGAGAGLWDWDCEHGELNVDAQGWAWLGYDPGSIGGRLEDWLPLVRGEDREMLRDEFVAHLRDGESRFECEFRVLGADDAWRWVLVRGQAKERGGDGRWRRVVGIYRDVTSHRLRELELLQAKEAAEAASRAKGDFLANMSHEIRTPMNGILGMTELLLDSALAPEQRDYLQTVKSSAEALLTIINDILDFSRIEAGRLSLEEIDFSITSVVAETVRTLALRAHQKGVELFFDIAPEVPAVLRGDPVRLRQVLTNLIGNAIKFTERGEIEIAVSVRERAERSLTLEIAVRDTGIGIPADKLDSIFGAFAQADSSTTRKYGGTGLGLAICEHLVSLMGGDIGVTSTPGEGSVFRFSARLVEVAAAMPPRVDALEGARVLIVAVNAAFAARLSTLLGQRGMKPVVAADGATALGALAAAHASNKPFDFVLTDADMPAPGGFALAERYLEAAPMLDRIVLMLSSHSQRNDLVRCQQLGLQSRLSKPFSAEDLCDALRIARLGSSGNDEDALLAFDPERSLTDILREEVTPPRKLKILLVEDNPVNQTVASRMLERIGHMVSIANNGAEAIEAFDADHFDLVLMDLQMPVMGGIEATQAIRAREARRSWAMQGGWHATPIVAMTAHAMEGDRARCLEAGMDDYVAKPIRPADLLAAIHRVCSPEDGADEVGDDSLLDVDGAAGGEVANLDEARAMFDGDEDIVQQLLSVFFRDLGGTLAELRKAGSANDLKRLGEIAHSIKGSVGLFGAQRAMAAAREVEQAARAGDPAASGAQLETLLREMNAVASALRKLQRKH; this comes from the coding sequence ATGAGCGCCCGGTCCGCGGAGCCCGATCAGGACGACGGCGGCGAGGCGCCGCAGGACGAGGCATCGCGTCTGCGCGCGGAGCGCGATGCCGCGCTGCATGATCTCGCTGTGGCCCAGGAGCGCCTGCAGCTCGCCACCATGGGCGCCGGCGCCGGACTGTGGGACTGGGATTGCGAACACGGCGAACTCAACGTCGACGCGCAGGGCTGGGCCTGGCTCGGCTACGACCCGGGGAGCATCGGCGGCCGCCTGGAAGACTGGCTTCCGCTGGTGCGTGGCGAAGACCGGGAGATGTTGCGCGACGAGTTCGTCGCCCATCTGCGCGACGGCGAGTCGCGCTTCGAATGCGAGTTCCGCGTGCTCGGTGCCGACGATGCCTGGCGCTGGGTGCTGGTCCGCGGCCAGGCCAAGGAGCGTGGCGGCGACGGACGTTGGCGCCGTGTCGTCGGCATCTATCGCGATGTCACCAGCCACCGCCTGCGCGAGCTCGAATTGCTGCAGGCCAAGGAAGCGGCCGAGGCGGCCAGTCGCGCCAAGGGCGACTTCCTCGCCAACATGAGCCACGAGATCCGCACGCCGATGAACGGCATCCTCGGCATGACCGAGCTGCTGCTCGATTCGGCGCTGGCGCCGGAGCAGCGCGACTACCTGCAGACGGTGAAGTCTTCGGCCGAGGCGCTGCTCACCATCATCAACGACATCCTCGATTTCTCCCGCATCGAGGCCGGCCGCCTCAGCCTGGAAGAAATCGACTTCTCGATCACCTCGGTGGTGGCCGAAACGGTGCGCACGCTCGCCCTGCGTGCCCACCAGAAAGGCGTCGAACTCTTCTTCGATATCGCGCCGGAGGTGCCGGCGGTGCTGCGCGGCGATCCGGTGCGTCTGCGCCAGGTGCTGACCAACCTGATCGGCAATGCCATCAAGTTCACCGAGCGAGGCGAGATCGAGATCGCCGTGAGCGTGCGGGAGCGGGCGGAACGTTCGCTGACACTGGAGATCGCGGTGCGCGACACCGGCATCGGCATCCCCGCCGACAAGCTCGACAGCATCTTCGGCGCCTTCGCCCAGGCCGACAGCTCCACCACCCGCAAGTACGGCGGCACCGGCCTGGGCCTGGCCATCTGCGAGCACCTGGTGTCGCTGATGGGCGGCGACATCGGTGTCACCAGCACGCCTGGCGAAGGCAGCGTGTTCCGCTTCAGCGCGCGGCTGGTGGAGGTGGCGGCGGCCATGCCGCCGCGGGTCGATGCGCTGGAGGGGGCCCGGGTGCTGATCGTCGCGGTCAACGCCGCTTTCGCGGCGCGGCTGTCGACACTGCTGGGTCAACGCGGCATGAAGCCGGTGGTGGCGGCCGACGGCGCGACTGCGCTGGGTGCGCTTGCCGCAGCACACGCGAGCAACAAGCCCTTCGATTTCGTGCTGACCGATGCCGACATGCCGGCGCCGGGCGGATTCGCGCTGGCGGAGCGTTACCTGGAGGCGGCGCCGATGCTCGATCGCATCGTGCTGATGCTGTCCAGCCATTCGCAGCGCAACGATCTGGTGCGCTGCCAGCAGCTCGGTTTGCAGTCGCGCCTGTCCAAGCCTTTCTCGGCCGAAGACCTGTGCGACGCCCTGCGCATCGCCCGGCTGGGCAGCAGTGGCAATGACGAGGATGCGCTGCTGGCCTTCGATCCGGAACGCTCGCTGACCGACATCCTGCGCGAGGAGGTGACGCCGCCGCGCAAGCTCAAGATCCTGCTGGTCGAGGACAATCCGGTGAACCAGACCGTCGCCTCGCGCATGCTGGAGCGCATCGGCCACATGGTTTCCATCGCCAACAATGGTGCCGAAGCGATCGAAGCCTTCGATGCCGACCACTTCGACCTGGTGCTGATGGACCTGCAGATGCCGGTGATGGGCGGGATCGAGGCGACGCAGGCGATACGCGCCCGCGAGGCGAGGCGCAGCTGGGCGATGCAGGGCGGCTGGCACGCCACGCCCATCGTCGCAATGACCGCGCACGCCATGGAGGGCGACCGCGCGCGCTGCCTGGAGGCCGGCATGGACGATTACGTCGCCAAGCCTATCCGCCCGGCCGATCTGCTCGCGGCCATCCACAGGGTGTGTTCGCCGGAAGACGGTGCCGACGAGGTCGGCGACGACAGCCTGCTCGATGTCGATGGCGCCGCCGGTGGGGAGGTTGCCAATCTCGACGAGGCGCGGGCGATGTTCGACGGTGACGAGGACATCGTGCAGCAGTTGCTGAGCGTCTTCTTCCGCGATCTCGGCGGCACCCTGGCCGAGCTGCGCAAGGCCGGCAGCGCCAACGACCTGAAGCGCCTGGGCGAGATCGCCCACTCGATCAAGGGCTCGGTCGGCTTGTTCGGCGCACAGCGCGCGATGGCGGCCGCGCGTGAGGTCGAGCAGGCCGCACGCGCCGGCGATCCGGCCGCAAGCGGCGCTCAGCTCGAGACCCTGCTGCGCGAGATGAACGCCGTGGCAAGCGCGTTGCGCAAGTTGCAGCGCAAACACTAA
- the dapB gene encoding 4-hydroxy-tetrahydrodipicolinate reductase, with the protein MTTPVRVAIAGASGRMGRMLIEAALKDEEIALAAAFDRAGSTFIGRDAGEFVGVASGVAITDDVRAAIAAADCVIDFTRPEGTLAHLAIAREFGKAMVIGTTGFDAAGKAAIARAAEAIPVVFAPNMAVGVNAVFRLLEVAARILDEGYDVEVIEAHHRFKVDAPSGTALRMGEVVARELGRDLENCAIYGREGVTGERKAETIGFSTIRGGDVVGDHTVLFAGIGERIEITHKSGSRMPYALGSLRAARFLAGRRSGLFDMQDVLGLR; encoded by the coding sequence ATGACCACACCTGTACGTGTCGCAATTGCAGGGGCTTCCGGCCGCATGGGCCGCATGCTGATCGAGGCTGCGCTGAAGGACGAAGAGATCGCGCTTGCGGCCGCCTTCGACCGCGCCGGCAGCACCTTCATCGGCCGCGATGCCGGCGAGTTCGTCGGCGTGGCGAGCGGCGTCGCGATCACGGACGACGTGCGCGCGGCCATCGCCGCCGCCGATTGCGTGATCGACTTCACCCGGCCGGAGGGCACGCTGGCGCACCTCGCCATCGCCCGCGAGTTCGGCAAGGCGATGGTGATCGGCACCACCGGCTTCGACGCCGCCGGCAAGGCCGCGATCGCCAGGGCGGCCGAGGCGATCCCGGTAGTCTTCGCGCCCAACATGGCGGTTGGCGTGAATGCGGTGTTCCGCCTGCTCGAAGTGGCGGCGCGCATCCTCGACGAAGGCTACGACGTCGAAGTGATCGAGGCGCACCATCGCTTCAAGGTCGATGCCCCGTCGGGCACGGCGCTGCGCATGGGCGAAGTCGTTGCCCGCGAGCTGGGGCGCGATCTGGAAAACTGCGCGATCTACGGCCGCGAAGGTGTCACCGGCGAGCGCAAGGCCGAGACCATCGGTTTCTCCACCATCCGCGGCGGCGATGTGGTCGGCGATCACACCGTGCTTTTCGCCGGCATCGGCGAGCGCATCGAGATCACCCACAAGTCGGGCAGCCGCATGCCGTATGCGCTCGGCTCGCTGCGGGCGGCGCGCTTCCTCGCGGGGCGCCGCTCCGGTCTGTTCGACATGCAGGACGTGCTCGGTTTGCGCTGA
- a CDS encoding outer membrane protein assembly factor BamE: protein MRSSLITALAAASLLTACSFGTIAQKVDPYRIDIRQGNYVDQAMVAQLKRGMTREQVRFVLGSPLVVDIFRTNRWDYVYRFKPGSGEPEQRVFSVFFVDDKLDHVEGDIQAGDAQNAAAQQQSSRTRVVEVPADGKQ from the coding sequence ATGCGTTCATCGCTCATCACGGCGCTCGCCGCCGCCAGTCTGCTCACCGCTTGCTCCTTTGGCACGATCGCGCAGAAGGTCGACCCCTACCGGATCGACATCCGCCAGGGCAACTACGTCGACCAGGCCATGGTGGCCCAGCTCAAGCGCGGCATGACCCGCGAGCAGGTGCGCTTCGTGCTCGGTTCCCCGCTGGTCGTGGACATCTTCCGCACCAATCGCTGGGACTACGTCTACCGCTTCAAGCCGGGCAGCGGCGAACCGGAGCAGCGGGTGTTCTCGGTGTTCTTCGTCGACGACAAGCTCGACCACGTGGAAGGCGACATCCAGGCGGGCGATGCGCAGAATGCCGCCGCCCAGCAGCAGAGCAGCCGCACCCGCGTGGTGGAAGTGCCGGCCGACGGCAAGCAATAA
- the fur gene encoding ferric iron uptake transcriptional regulator yields the protein MSENSKNLKSIGLKATYPRLKILDLFQTSDQRHLTAEDVYRLLMGEGMDIGLATVYRVLTQFEQAGLLERHYFESGKAVFELNQGGHHDHLVCLQCGKVEEFFDPEIEKRQNAIAEERGFAVKEHALYLYADCLRKDCPNRHGEH from the coding sequence ATGTCCGAGAACTCCAAGAACCTCAAGAGTATCGGTCTGAAGGCCACGTATCCGCGCCTGAAGATTCTCGACCTTTTCCAGACCTCCGATCAGCGCCACCTCACCGCCGAGGACGTCTATCGCCTGCTGATGGGGGAAGGCATGGACATCGGCCTCGCCACCGTCTACCGCGTCCTCACCCAGTTCGAACAGGCCGGCCTGCTCGAACGGCACTACTTCGAATCCGGCAAGGCGGTTTTCGAGCTCAACCAGGGCGGCCATCACGACCACCTCGTCTGCCTGCAGTGCGGCAAGGTCGAGGAATTCTTCGATCCGGAAATCGAAAAGCGCCAGAACGCGATTGCCGAAGAACGCGGCTTCGCGGTCAAGGAACACGCCCTCTATCTCTACGCCGACTGCCTGCGCAAGGACTGCCCCAACCGCCACGGCGAGCACTGA
- the recN gene encoding DNA repair protein RecN — MLRRLTIRDFVIVDRLELEFGAGFGALTGETGAGKSILLDALGLALGGRAESAVVRRGRDKADIAAEFDPPSDPSVTAAFGAWMGEHELSIDDGVLILRRVVDTNGRSRAWINGTPVTLAQLREAGEWLADIHGQHAHHALLRGDAQRQLLDAHAGAGTLAAEVLACHREWQRIATLRRNAEQDSAASARERELLGWQLAELDELAFDPAEWGDINAEHGRLAHAASLMEGADETLTALGEGDYAVCAVLRHLDGRIAELADVDAGLADVRELLSSAAIQADEALHALRRYRERLDLDPQRLGEVERRIAAVMDVARKYRVAPEELPALAGQWRERSEMLEAQADPVRLAGAEAEARVAFDAAAARLSAARRPAAEALSREISEAMQTLAMEGGRFQVALEACEPGAHGVEQVEFRVAANAGQDLRSLAKVASGGELARIGLAIQVMTSRDSATPTLIFDEVDVGIGGRVAEIVGKLLHRLGRERQVLCVTHLPQVAACADWQWRIAKAEREGETLSEVRPLDSEARIEEIARMLGGVNITATTRQHAAEMLGLA, encoded by the coding sequence ATGCTGCGCCGCCTGACCATCCGCGACTTCGTCATCGTCGACCGCCTCGAACTCGAATTCGGCGCCGGCTTCGGCGCGCTCACCGGCGAGACCGGCGCCGGCAAATCCATCCTGCTCGATGCGCTCGGGCTCGCCCTGGGCGGGCGGGCCGAAAGCGCGGTGGTCCGGCGCGGACGCGACAAGGCGGACATCGCCGCCGAGTTCGATCCGCCGTCCGATCCGTCGGTGACGGCGGCCTTCGGCGCCTGGATGGGGGAACACGAACTTTCGATCGACGATGGCGTGCTGATCCTGCGCCGCGTGGTCGATACCAATGGCCGCAGCCGCGCCTGGATCAACGGCACGCCGGTCACGCTGGCGCAACTGCGCGAAGCCGGTGAATGGCTGGCCGACATTCACGGCCAGCATGCCCATCATGCGCTGCTGCGCGGGGACGCGCAGCGTCAGCTGCTCGATGCCCACGCCGGGGCGGGCACGCTGGCGGCGGAAGTGCTTGCCTGTCATCGCGAGTGGCAGCGCATCGCCACCCTGCGCCGCAACGCCGAGCAGGATTCGGCGGCGTCGGCGCGCGAGCGCGAACTGCTGGGCTGGCAGCTCGCCGAGCTCGACGAACTCGCCTTCGATCCGGCCGAGTGGGGCGACATCAATGCCGAACACGGTCGCCTTGCCCACGCGGCCAGCCTGATGGAGGGGGCGGACGAAACCCTCACGGCGCTGGGCGAGGGCGATTACGCGGTGTGCGCGGTGTTGCGCCATCTCGATGGCCGCATCGCCGAACTGGCCGATGTCGACGCCGGGCTGGCCGACGTGCGCGAGCTGTTGTCCTCGGCGGCGATCCAGGCCGACGAGGCGCTGCACGCCCTGCGCCGCTACCGGGAGAGGCTGGATCTCGATCCGCAGCGCCTCGGCGAAGTGGAGCGGCGCATCGCGGCGGTCATGGATGTGGCGCGCAAGTATCGCGTTGCGCCGGAAGAGCTGCCCGCGCTTGCCGGCCAGTGGCGTGAGCGCAGCGAGATGCTGGAAGCCCAGGCCGATCCGGTGCGGCTGGCCGGGGCAGAGGCAGAGGCGCGTGTGGCTTTCGATGCGGCGGCGGCGCGCCTGTCGGCCGCACGGCGGCCTGCAGCCGAAGCGCTGTCGCGAGAGATCAGCGAGGCGATGCAGACGCTGGCGATGGAAGGCGGCCGCTTCCAGGTGGCGCTGGAGGCTTGCGAGCCGGGTGCGCACGGGGTCGAGCAGGTGGAGTTCCGCGTGGCCGCCAATGCCGGTCAGGATCTGCGCAGCCTCGCCAAGGTGGCGTCCGGTGGCGAGCTGGCGCGCATCGGACTGGCCATCCAGGTCATGACCAGCCGCGATTCGGCGACGCCGACGCTGATCTTCGACGAGGTCGACGTCGGCATCGGCGGGCGCGTGGCCGAGATCGTCGGCAAGCTGCTGCACCGCCTCGGGCGCGAGCGCCAGGTGCTGTGCGTCACCCATCTGCCCCAGGTTGCCGCCTGCGCCGACTGGCAATGGCGCATCGCCAAGGCCGAGCGCGAGGGCGAAACCCTGAGTGAGGTGCGGCCGCTCGACAGCGAGGCGCGCATCGAGGAAATTGCGCGCATGCTCGGCGGCGTGAACATCACCGCCACCACCCGTCAGCATGCAGCGGAGATGCTCGGCCTGGCCTGA